Proteins from a genomic interval of Candidatus Babela massiliensis:
- a CDS encoding type II secretion system protein, with amino-acid sequence MIIKKQIAFTLFEILIVIAITCFIICLSFKVVNLSDKSLIYIELERLYSCALYLQNQSKVESQDKYILFDEINNQYHYYNNDIKETHKLSSQIAFGFLPNSKGPPSNPTSKIKKAITFNNKKIMFFKDGTVSAGIIYLIDKNKTAMYALSCGISSISYLRQYKYIDISNKWLLLN; translated from the coding sequence TTGATTATAAAAAAGCAAATAGCTTTTACTTTATTTGAGATATTAATAGTTATCGCAATTACTTGTTTTATTATTTGTTTATCTTTTAAGGTAGTTAACTTAAGCGACAAATCTTTAATATATATTGAACTTGAAAGATTATACTCTTGCGCTTTATACTTACAAAATCAATCAAAAGTAGAAAGTCAAGATAAATATATCTTATTTGATGAGATAAATAACCAATATCATTATTATAATAATGATATAAAAGAAACTCATAAGCTATCTTCCCAAATAGCTTTTGGTTTTCTCCCAAACTCTAAAGGGCCTCCATCAAACCCAACTTCTAAAATAAAAAAAGCAATAACTTTTAATAATAAAAAAATAATGTTTTTTAAAGATGGTACAGTAAGCGCAGGAATAATATACTTAATAGATAAAAACAAAACAGCAATGTATGCTTTAAGCTGTGGCATCTCTTCAATATCTTACTTAAGACAATATAAATATATTGATATATCTAACAAGTGGCTTTTACTCAACTAA
- a CDS encoding phospholipase D-like domain-containing protein, with translation MKRILKKIFLILIFTTIVLSFGLFAYIINKIQDKEFYLQSLLIDNDNKILKAFFSPDDNLKDILLTLIACEKKSIKITMYTITEKDIAQALIDAHKKGIKVECISDRTYGADKFSKIPRLANYAIPIWVYQTEEKNGSLMHNKFVIFEDNISNKSIIWTGSYNFTKRAGEANQENIIIIDNQNIFNRYNQQFDIIKKRSLLISGDIKETYNYRYDQNKNKKREIDNYIDYIVKQILKFIRYI, from the coding sequence ATGAAACGCATTTTAAAAAAAATATTTTTGATACTAATATTTACTACTATTGTGTTAAGCTTTGGATTATTTGCATATATTATCAATAAAATACAAGATAAAGAATTTTATCTTCAATCGCTATTAATAGACAATGATAATAAAATACTTAAAGCTTTCTTTTCTCCTGATGATAATTTAAAAGATATACTATTAACATTAATCGCTTGTGAAAAAAAATCAATCAAAATAACCATGTATACAATCACAGAAAAAGATATAGCACAAGCCTTAATAGATGCACACAAAAAAGGAATAAAAGTAGAATGCATTTCCGATAGAACCTATGGAGCCGATAAGTTTAGCAAAATTCCAAGACTTGCAAATTATGCAATACCAATATGGGTTTATCAAACAGAAGAAAAAAATGGTTCGTTAATGCATAATAAATTTGTTATATTTGAAGATAATATATCAAATAAAAGTATAATATGGACTGGATCTTATAATTTTACTAAAAGGGCTGGCGAGGCTAATCAAGAAAATATTATAATTATTGATAATCAAAACATATTCAATAGATATAACCAACAATTTGATATTATCAAAAAAAGATCATTACTTATAAGTGGAGATATAAAGGAAACTTATAATTACCGTTATGATCAAAATAAAAATAAAAAAAGAGAAATAGATAACTATATTGATTATATAGTTAAACAAATATTAAAATTTATTAGATATATATAA